Below is a window of Ciceribacter thiooxidans DNA.
CGGTGGGTCGGTTTGCCCGGATGGATCAGCCCGGCGTGGACTACGCTAACGAAGCGATCCTGCCAATCGCCAGCGCCGAGATCGCCCGGCTCGACAACGATCCCAGCCGTCCCGAGAACGGCCGGGTCCGCTTCATCGTGGAAGGGGGACGCTGATCATGGCGACGCATGATAAGAACTCGCCGTGCGGAGGCACCGATCTCAATCCGCATCGCCCTGCCAACCGCGCCGGGCTTTCACAGGTGGATTACCGGATCGCGACCCAGCCCGAGGCGTTGGCGCGGATGCTGCACCTTCTGCCGCGACACGGGGTGACCGACCCCGAGACGAATAGCGAGGTCCAGCCGATGGAAGCATTGCGCACGCGCGACCTTCGCGATCCGACGATCAGCCTGCTGGATGCCTGGGCCATGGCCTGCGACGTGGTGTCCTTCTATTCGGAGCGCATCGCCAACGAAGGGTTCATCGGCACCGCCACCCAGCGCCGCTCGGTGCTCGAACTGGCGCGGATGATCGGCTATGAACTTGCGCCCGGCGTGGCCTCCAGCGCGCATCTGGCGTTCTCGGTCGAGGATTCGGACAATCCCTACCGCGTGGTTCAGATCGGTGTCGGTGTGCAGGCAATGTCGATCCCGCACGAGAAGGGCAAGCTGCCGCAGATCTTTGAAACGGTCGAGGAAATCACCGCGCGGGCTGAATGGAACGACATTCACGCCAGAACCGAGCGCCCTCAGAACCTGGTGCTCTACAATAACCTCGAAAGCGACGGCGACGCCGCCAACGGCACGCTCTACCTCTTCGATCTGGACAATTCCTTCGACGACGCCACGCTGGCCGATCCTGACCTCGTCACAATTGCCGCCGAGGCGGATCTGGAACACTACCACCCGATGACCCGACGGCTCGATCTGCCTCAGGCGCTGGCAAAGCGCATCGAGGATAACGAGACCAACCAAGAGATCGATCCTGTGCTCTACGCCTTGCCGGTGAACGAGGTCTGCCTCGTGGGGCTCGGGCTCAATCTGCGCAAGGGTACCAGATTGCTGGCGGTGGCGCAGGCGGCGATCGATGGCGCGCCGATTACGGCCATGCCGATGCGGGTCGTTTCCGTCACAGAGGACCGCGCTTTCGGTCTGACGAAGGTCGTGCTGACGCGCAGTGGCAGCGCGCCCGAGAAGGTGCGTCGCGCGCCGCCCTTCCGTCTCGCGAAACTGCTGATCGGCATCATGCCCTCCACGCGCATCGCGCTGGGCACCCAGGCAGTTGAAAGTCATATCCGCGGCAGGACCTGGTCGGGCGATGGGCTCTCGGCGCTGGTGCAATCACAATCCTGGCAGCGCGCCAAGATCATGACGCTGGTGCGCCTGCTTGTCTTGCCGCCGCCGGAGAAAGACGATGGTGAGGTGCCGGCGCTCGGACTTCATGTCATGCGCGAGAGCTCCGGGTTTTTCGGCAGCACCGCGCCGCTCTACGCCACGGTGAACTACGGCACCAAGGCCAACGGAACCTATGACAAGGGCCCCTACACCCACAACTGGGATGGGACCGCAGGCGGATCACCCAACACGATCTGGCTGGACGGGATGGGCGCGAAGTACATCGACCAAGGCGCTTCCCACGTCTACCTCGATCGCGAGTTGAAGGAATTGCAGCCCAACGGCTGGGCAATCATCGAAAACGCCGCAGGTGGTTCTCTCGGTTTGCGGGTCGTGCATGCGGCGGCAGAATCGCGAGCGGACTACGCAATCACCGGAAAGGCGACCGGCGTGGGCTTCCGCACCGCCAATGGCGATCCGTTGGATCTCGGTGGCGCCGACTCGACCACCATCTACAATTCCTTCCTGTTCCGGGGCTCGCAGATCCATGCCGTCAGCACGCACCTTCCGCTTGCCGGCGTGCCGCTGTCGCCGGAGCTGCCACAGAAATCGACCTCAGTCGAGCTGGACCGGCTCTACCTCGATCTCGAACGCGGTCGGCCTGTGTCGCTTTCGGGCGCACGCAACGATGCCGAGGGGATCACCGGCCGCGAGACCCACATCATCGACGAGGTCCAGCATATCGACGGGATCACCCGGCTGTTGCTGACTGGGGAGACCGCCTGGCCCTATGACCGCACCACCGTGCGCATCAACGCGAATGTCGCGCTGGCCACCCATGGCGAAGCGGTAACCGAAGACCTCGGGAATGGCGATGCGCGGCTGACGTTCCAGACCTTCACGCTGAAGAAGCCACCGCTCACCTACGTCTCTGCAGCCAACGATGCCGGTCGCGCCTCGACCCTGAAGATCCGCGTCGACAGTGCGCTCTGGCAGGAGGTGAGCGCGCTGGGCCAGGCCGGGCCGGAGGATCCCGTCTACGAGGTTCGCCTGTCCGACGACGGCAAGGCGCATGTACGGTTCGGCGACGGCCGGACCGGGCGTCGCCTGCCGACGGGATCGCTGAACGTAAAGGCGGAGTACCGCAGCGGCATCGGTCGTGCCGGTGAAGTGCCGGAGGAGGCGATCAGTCAACTCCGGACGCGACCGCTCGGCGTGCGCGCGGTGGTGAACCCGTCGCCAGCGACAGGCTCGGCCGATCCCGAGACGTTGGAAAGCGCGCGCGAAACCGCGCCGGGTACGGTCAAGACCCTCGGGCGCATCGTCTCGCTCACTGACTACGCCGATTTTGCGCGAAGCTTTGCAGGCGTCGGCAAGGCACAGGCGCGCGAGCTGTGGTCGGGACAGAACAAGGTGATCCATGTCACGGTGGCGCCGGAGGCGGATGCCGAGCTGACGGCAAGCGATCCCCTGCTGACCAACCTCGCGGATGCCATGGCGAAAGCGCGAGACCCCGCGCGCCCGCTGATCCTCCAGCCCTATGCGCGCCGCTTCTTTGCCCTGACGGCGAAGATCTATCCCGATCCGGCCTACCGCGCCGAGGATATCAAGCTCTGGGCGCGCCAGCAGGTCGAGACGCTTTTCGGCTATGACGCGCGCAAGCTTGCGCAATCGGTGAGTGCTGCCGAGGTCATCGCGGCGCTGCATCGGGCGACCGGTGTCGTGTCGGTCGATCTCGACGCGCTCGAGGTGCTGCTCGACGGGTCCGCCGGCGGCTCCATCGCTGTGGAGCTGTCCTCGGAGCTGCCGTCGCTTCCAGCCGTCGGGCCGGGTCAGCGCGGGCAGCAGCACGACTTTGCCCCGGCCCAGTTGCTGACCGTGCTGCCGTCGGCGGTCAATCTGACGATCATGGAGGCCGCAGATGTATAACCGCGCCCCCGCCAAGCTGTTCGAACGGCTGCCCAGCCATTTCCGCACCCGCGATGCCGCAGAAGGCCGGCCGCTTCAGACGCTGATGGAGATCATGGCGCAGGAGCTGTGCGTCCTGGAGCGTGACATCGACCAACTCTACGACGACTGGTTCGTCGAAACCTGCGAGCCCTGGGCGCTGCCCTATATCGCCGCTCTAATCGGGGCGCGTCCGATGCGCGAGATTGGCTCCGACCAGGCGGGGCTTCTGCGCGGATACGTCGCTAATGTGTTGCGCAACCGGCAGGCCAAGGGCACCGCGGCGGCAATCGAGCAGGTAGCGCGCGAGGTGTCCGGATGGTCGGTCGTGGCGGTCGAGTTCTTCCAGCGGCTTGCCACCTCGCAGCACATGAACCACGTCCGGCCGGATACACCGGCCTTTGCCGACCTGCGCGATACCGCGCGGAGCCGCGCCAGCCGGTCGCCTTTCTCGACGATGGCGCATTCGCCGGCTGCCGGGCAACCGGGCGCCTATGCCGGGCGCTACAACATCCTGCATCTGGGGCTGTTCATCTGGCGGCACGCCGCAGCGCCAATCTGGCCGGTGGAAGACCCGGCCGCAGGATATCTGGGCGGGGCGGTGCCGCGCCCCGATGCACCGGACCCGGGGCTTTTGACCTTTGATCCGCTGGGTCGTGACATACCGTTGGTCAATCGCCCGGCGGCCGACCTGAGCGTGGGCGCGCGGATGAGCCGGCGCATGGTGCCCGCGGCGCTGACCCGCGACGAGGTCTTTGCCGCGCTGAACACTGCCCGCGCAGAGGGCGCCACTCCGGGCCGCTGGTTCGAGGAAAGCCCGCCGTTCCGGGTCCGTCTGGACGGCGCAGAGGTGCCGCCTGAGAAGATCTTCTGCTGCAATCTGGAAAAGGCAGAAGACGGCACCTGGCGGCGCCCGGCCGTGGCCGGCACGGTAATGGTCGACCCCGAACGCGGCCGGATCTCGCTGCACGCCGCGGACGAGGGCAAGGCGGTCGAGACCGGCTTTGCCGCGGGGCAGCCCTTCGATATCGGTGGAGGCGCCTACGACCGGCGGTCCAGCCTCGAGAAATGGCTGCCCGATTTCGTCATACCCGGCGAAGCGCCGCCGTGGCAGATCGGCGTGACGAAGGTGGCGGGCCATGTGACCGACAACCCGCTCCAGGGTGGGCCGGTAGTCGCCAGCCTGCGCGAAGCGGTCGACCGCTGGAATGCCCAGTCCATCGAGGGGTCGCGCGGGATCATAGCGGTGATGGACAATGCCACTTACACCGAGGCATTGAATGCCACGCATGCAATCAAGCTGCCGAAGGGCGCGACGCTCGCGATCGTTGCCGCCGCCTGGCCCGTGGTGGAGGAGCCGGGCGGGGTGCGACGCCGCATCCCGGGCCAGTTGTCGCCGATGCACCGCCGTCCGCTGGTGCTGGCGTCAGCGATGATCGACGCGGCAGACGCCGGTGACGACCGGGCCGGCTCGCTGGTGATGGACGGACTGGTGATCGGCGGCAATCTCACTGCCCGTCCCGGGAGCGATCTGGGGGCGCTCAGGCTTTACAACTGCACCATCGGCGCCTCGGGCGCCGCGCTGGACCATTCGGTGCGCGCCACTACCGAGAATGCGCGGATGAGCTTGGTCTTGGACCGCTGCATCGTCGGCAAGGTGGACCTGCCGCAGGCGACGGGCGGAATAGAAATCACCCGGTCGATTATCGGTGAGGATCAGACCGCGGGTGGCGGTGGGGCGGGGGCCGGCCCCATGGTCCTGCGCGTGCCGCTGATGGACATGAGCTGCAGTGGCAGCACTGTCTTTGGCCGCACCAGCTGCCGCAGCCTGGAAGCGGAGAACAGCATCCTGATGGGAAGGATCACCGTCGAACACCGGCAGACTGGCTGTGTCCGGTTCTGCTATGCCGCCGAGACCTCTGTTTTGCCGCGCCGCTACCGCTGCGTGCCGCGTGCCAACGATGATCCCAAGCCGCGTCCGATCTTCGTTTCGACCCGTTTCCAGGATCCCGAATTCGGACTTCTCAGCCTGCGTACGCCCGAGGCCATCCTCGAAGGGGCCGAGGATGGCATGGAGATGGGGGTGGGCTACGCCAACCGCGACCCCGCCCGCCGCGCCAACATCCGCGATGCCGTAGAGGAATTCGCGCCATTCGGCCTCGTCCCGGGCTTCATCTATATGACATAGGAGGCCTGCCATGACCGGCGATATCTCGAGAAAGACCTTCGATCCTGCCAAGGACTTCAGCCTTGTTGGGATGCAGCAGGGCCGCCTTTTTACTGATGCCGACTGGAACGAACAGGGCGAAATCCTGCGTGCCTCGGACCGGGAGACCACGGCTGATATCATCGGGCCCGCGGGCTTTCCGGAGGAGGATGCGGGATTCGGACTAATCCCGGATGCCGGGACCGGAACGCTGGTGATCACCCCGGGGACCGGATACGTGGCGGGTGTGCGCCATGTACTGCGCTGGCCTGCCGCCTACAAGTTGACACGTCAGTCGGGCACCGGCGGCAATGCGGTCTGGCGGATCGACGATGGCAAGGAACTGTCGGATGGCGATGTGCTGAGCACAGACCCGGCGGGCCTGACCGGTTTCGTCAAGGTGCGCAATCTTGCCGAGGATTCCAGCGGCGTGCGGACCTTCCGTACCACGCCCGCCCTTGGTGACGCTGTGACCGGTGCGTTCCGTCCGGCAATCTTCTCGCGCCAGCCTTACGGTGCCGGTACACTGCTTCCCGAGGTGGCAGGCGACTACCTTGCCGTGCTCAAATCCACTGATCGGGTCGTGACCGCGCTCGATGATCCGTTGTTGCGTGAAGTGGCTTTCGACGGGCCGGATACGGCCTATCGTGACCGGACTGTCTGGCAGGTTTCGCTGGTCTCGCGCGCGGCTCTTCTGGCGCTCGGATACCAGGCTGCCGACCTGACCTGCCCGGCGCTGTCCAAGGGGTTCGACCCAGTCCTCGCTGATCGCGCGCGCGGCGAGCTCCGTGCGCGGGCCGAGCTCTCCGACCTCAGTGCCGGCCCCTGCAACCTTCCGCCTGCCGCGGGCTACCGCAGTCTCGACAACCTGCTCTTCCGCGTCGAGATCCATCTGGGCGGCGACGAGGCGACGGCGTTCTACAAATGGTCGCGCGAGAACGCCATTCACCGCACGCGATACCGCGAGATCGACGCCGGCGTATTGGCGGTGGAAAGCATTGGCCGGGACGAGATGACGGCACTGAAGACGGGCGACTGGATTGAAATTCGCGATCAGGCGGCGATCTACGGCGAAGCGCCGGGCTTTTTTGCCCGGATTGATGAGGTAGTCGGTCAGCGCGTTTCGCTTGCCGAACTGCGCGATCCGCTCACGCTTGCGCCGCTGCTCAGCAACGGTCTTCCGGACACCGACAAGCTTCCGGCCGAGGCATTCGTCACCCGCTGGGAAGGCGGGCTGCCGGTGCAAGTGGACGATGCTACGGCCGATTGGGCCGATCTGGAGAACGGCGTCCAGATCCGCTTCGAGGTCGGCCAATACCAATCCGGCGATCATTGGACCATTCCGGCGCGCGCCGTGTCGGGCGACGTGGAATGGCCGCGCAATCCGGCCACGGACGAGCCGATGTCGAAACCTGCCGACGGGCCGCGGCGCAACTATGCAGCACTGGCTTGGCTGGCGCTCGACGGGGCCGGCGCGTGGACCGTGACCGAAGATTGCCGCCTGCTTTTCCCCCCGATTTCCCGGGCCAAGCAGGTGCTCTATGCTGGCGGTGACGGACAGGAGGCGCTGGACGATCCACTGAATGCGGCCGCCTTGGTGCCTCTGCCGAAGGAGCTTTCAGTGGCCGTGGTGCGTGGTCACAGCCCGGTCGAGGGCGAGACGATCCGCTTCACTGTGGTCGAAGGTGCCGGGCAGTTTGGCAATGGCCTGCCGACCCAGCAGGCCACCACCGATGCCGCTGGCGTGGCGTCGGTGAACTGGAGCCTCGATGGCACGAACCGGGTCCAGCGCGTCGTTGCCCAGCGGCTGGATGCCGCCGGAACCGCGACCCATGCGCCAATCGCCTTCAACGCGACCCTTGCGCGCGCGTCTCATGTCAGCTTCGATCCGGTCAACACGCCTGAACTTGGTCCGGCCAATACGGTGCAGAAGGCCATCGAGGCGCTGGTGGGTCTCCAACAGTTGGGGTGCACAACCATTGTCATCCAGCCAGGCGAGGACTGGGTAGCGCGGCTTGAAGGGCTGCAACCGGGCGAGAACGCCTCGATCTGCTTCGCCCGCGGTACCTACACCAGCGGGCGCACCGTACGGATGAGCGGCCTGGGTCATATCCGGATCAGCGGTGCTGGACCGGGGACCGTCCGGATCGTGGCTAACCGCACCGAGGCGGCGCTGGCCTTCGAGGGGTGTGTAAGCGTCGCGGTGAGCGGGCTGGAACTTGCAACTCCCGACGCGAATTCCGCCGTCGACGCCGGCCTGAAGGGGCACCGCCAGGGTACGCTGGATTTCGGTCATTGTGACGAGGTCGAGGTTCATGGCTGCACCCTCAGCTGCGGCGGCGGCACTTCGACCGAACGCACCTGCGTGACGGTTCGGGGCTACAGTGAGACGCTGAAGACCTTGAAGGTCACGCGTTCGGTGCGGATCACCGGCAACAGCCTGACGGTCGGCAACCTTCAGGAGGGGATCGTCGTGACCGATGCCGTCGACGTCGACGTCTCTGGCAATCTCCTGACGGCCAAGCCGGGCAAGGGCTCGCTTAAGATCGACGCGTTCCTCGCCGACAAGGTCTGGGTAGCGACCACGGCAAACAGCCTCATTTCTCGACCCGTGAAGGGCAATGTCGGCCGAGGCACCGGCGTCAAGGAGATTGCCGCAAAGGAATGGCGAATGACCTTCGACAGCCCGGTGCCGCAGAAGGACTGGGACGATCTGGTCGCGATGAACCCGCCCGTGGCGTCGGACCTGAGGAACCAGGACACGTTCAGCCGCTGGGCGCAGGGGCTCATCGCCTCCGTGGCTGAGGACCCCGACAGGATGCCGGTCTTCCGCAAGCAGCTGAAGCGGGTGGGAGAGTCGTTTGGCACCGACGGTCGGGGCCTAGACAATCCGAAGGTGCGCACCACGCTGCTCGTCTCGAGCGATCCGGTCGTGCAGCGGTTCGATGCGAGGTCGGGTGCGCAGCGCCAGGTCGTGGTCGAGGCGAACGGACAGGTCGTCGCCTTCGACAGCGCCTTCAGCCAGAAGGACTGGACGACGTTGATCTCCCGCAGCGGCTCGGCCACCAAGATCGCGAACGCGGACGAGCTCCTGAAACTTAGCTATGGCCTGGCGAAGAAGGTGTTGGTGGACAAGGAACTTCGCGCCGGATTGGGTTCGGTTCAGAACTGGCTTAAGGCACTTGAAGAAAATTCTGTCAGCTTGGGGGCGCAGGGCATCGTCTGCGGCGGACGGCGTATGGACAATGTCGCGATCCGGGGCAATGCGATCCGCGCTTTCCAAGTGGGGGTGCGGGTGGCGGTGAGCCACATGCGCACATTAAACGTCCGGTCAAGATCGGTGTCGATCGACGACAACCGGATGGAGCTGATGGCGCCCAGCGTCGAAGCCTATGCCGGCTACGGCGTGATGGTGGGCAACGTCGATACCCTGCGCATCCGCGGCAACGAGATGGCGCTGTCGAGCCGACCGAATTTCATTAGGTACTTTGCTCAGGGTATCC
It encodes the following:
- a CDS encoding DUF6519 domain-containing protein, with product MTGDISRKTFDPAKDFSLVGMQQGRLFTDADWNEQGEILRASDRETTADIIGPAGFPEEDAGFGLIPDAGTGTLVITPGTGYVAGVRHVLRWPAAYKLTRQSGTGGNAVWRIDDGKELSDGDVLSTDPAGLTGFVKVRNLAEDSSGVRTFRTTPALGDAVTGAFRPAIFSRQPYGAGTLLPEVAGDYLAVLKSTDRVVTALDDPLLREVAFDGPDTAYRDRTVWQVSLVSRAALLALGYQAADLTCPALSKGFDPVLADRARGELRARAELSDLSAGPCNLPPAAGYRSLDNLLFRVEIHLGGDEATAFYKWSRENAIHRTRYREIDAGVLAVESIGRDEMTALKTGDWIEIRDQAAIYGEAPGFFARIDEVVGQRVSLAELRDPLTLAPLLSNGLPDTDKLPAEAFVTRWEGGLPVQVDDATADWADLENGVQIRFEVGQYQSGDHWTIPARAVSGDVEWPRNPATDEPMSKPADGPRRNYAALAWLALDGAGAWTVTEDCRLLFPPISRAKQVLYAGGDGQEALDDPLNAAALVPLPKELSVAVVRGHSPVEGETIRFTVVEGAGQFGNGLPTQQATTDAAGVASVNWSLDGTNRVQRVVAQRLDAAGTATHAPIAFNATLARASHVSFDPVNTPELGPANTVQKAIEALVGLQQLGCTTIVIQPGEDWVARLEGLQPGENASICFARGTYTSGRTVRMSGLGHIRISGAGPGTVRIVANRTEAALAFEGCVSVAVSGLELATPDANSAVDAGLKGHRQGTLDFGHCDEVEVHGCTLSCGGGTSTERTCVTVRGYSETLKTLKVTRSVRITGNSLTVGNLQEGIVVTDAVDVDVSGNLLTAKPGKGSLKIDAFLADKVWVATTANSLISRPVKGNVGRGTGVKEIAAKEWRMTFDSPVPQKDWDDLVAMNPPVASDLRNQDTFSRWAQGLIASVAEDPDRMPVFRKQLKRVGESFGTDGRGLDNPKVRTTLLVSSDPVVQRFDARSGAQRQVVVEANGQVVAFDSAFSQKDWTTLISRSGSATKIANADELLKLSYGLAKKVLVDKELRAGLGSVQNWLKALEENSVSLGAQGIVCGGRRMDNVAIRGNAIRAFQVGVRVAVSHMRTLNVRSRSVSIDDNRMELMAPSVEAYAGYGVMVGNVDTLRIRGNEMALSSRPNFIRYFAQGIRIWGFVGHQILVAENRISMATMGIRLVSVVPFDNDDPHLWVFRENLIQGPAGIRNWKMTPSWPLIDQNNLTRSI
- a CDS encoding putative baseplate assembly protein — its product is MATHDKNSPCGGTDLNPHRPANRAGLSQVDYRIATQPEALARMLHLLPRHGVTDPETNSEVQPMEALRTRDLRDPTISLLDAWAMACDVVSFYSERIANEGFIGTATQRRSVLELARMIGYELAPGVASSAHLAFSVEDSDNPYRVVQIGVGVQAMSIPHEKGKLPQIFETVEEITARAEWNDIHARTERPQNLVLYNNLESDGDAANGTLYLFDLDNSFDDATLADPDLVTIAAEADLEHYHPMTRRLDLPQALAKRIEDNETNQEIDPVLYALPVNEVCLVGLGLNLRKGTRLLAVAQAAIDGAPITAMPMRVVSVTEDRAFGLTKVVLTRSGSAPEKVRRAPPFRLAKLLIGIMPSTRIALGTQAVESHIRGRTWSGDGLSALVQSQSWQRAKIMTLVRLLVLPPPEKDDGEVPALGLHVMRESSGFFGSTAPLYATVNYGTKANGTYDKGPYTHNWDGTAGGSPNTIWLDGMGAKYIDQGASHVYLDRELKELQPNGWAIIENAAGGSLGLRVVHAAAESRADYAITGKATGVGFRTANGDPLDLGGADSTTIYNSFLFRGSQIHAVSTHLPLAGVPLSPELPQKSTSVELDRLYLDLERGRPVSLSGARNDAEGITGRETHIIDEVQHIDGITRLLLTGETAWPYDRTTVRINANVALATHGEAVTEDLGNGDARLTFQTFTLKKPPLTYVSAANDAGRASTLKIRVDSALWQEVSALGQAGPEDPVYEVRLSDDGKAHVRFGDGRTGRRLPTGSLNVKAEYRSGIGRAGEVPEEAISQLRTRPLGVRAVVNPSPATGSADPETLESARETAPGTVKTLGRIVSLTDYADFARSFAGVGKAQARELWSGQNKVIHVTVAPEADAELTASDPLLTNLADAMAKARDPARPLILQPYARRFFALTAKIYPDPAYRAEDIKLWARQQVETLFGYDARKLAQSVSAAEVIAALHRATGVVSVDLDALEVLLDGSAGGSIAVELSSELPSLPAVGPGQRGQQHDFAPAQLLTVLPSAVNLTIMEAADV